Sequence from the Seonamhaeicola sp. ML3 genome:
TGAAACGTCGCATATCCACAAGTTACCATACATTTGAAAAATGACGAACACATTGAAATATTTAGGTCTAATTATAATATTTTCCATTATCGGATTTATAATTCGAGATTTGTTTTTTGACTTTTCGCATTCTCAAATAACCAACGAAACTATAATTATTGGAAACAGAACCGCTAGCGGACAATTTTACTCTCATATTTTATTCGCATTATCAATCGGAATTATTCCACTATTCTATCTGATTATAAAAAAAATTACGAAAATTAACTTTTTGAATAAAGGTTTAATTTCGTTTGGAATAATCGTTATTTGTGGAGTTTCACTATGGTTATTCAGAACATTTCAGTTAAAAAACAGATTTCAAAATATATCTGATTTTTATAATGGAAGTGAAATTAAAACAGAACTCAATTTTAGCACTATGAGTTTGAATAGTCTGAATTTTGGACTTTACTTATTCTTAGGTTTTATAATCGGAACAATATTGAGTATTTTGATTTTCAAGAATAAAAACAAAACAACAGTAGTATAAAAAACGTATGGTAACAAAGTGTAAAAATAATTGCTTGGTTCTTGCCTACTCGGAAAATCCTGCAGATTTTCCTCTGGTTCGTTCCTTTTTTGCTAAGTTAGTTGCTTAACCACGCAACTATCCTTACACAAACCGTTAAACGAACCTCTAAAAAAACAAATAACTTTCTAATAATAGTATTGCTAGCAAATAAGTGCGTTAAGGATTGAGGCATTTGTTGAAGCTCCTCGACGCAGGAGAGAGCGACTGCCGAAAGCCTGACCCGATAGGGGAACGCCCAAATAAAAATGAGACCCTGAAACGAGACTTCGACTGCGCTCAGTCTGACAGTTCGGGAAGAGAGGTTCCCGCCTTCATGGGTGGGAATAACAAAAAAGGTGTATTAAAAATCAAACTTAAAAGTAGCTCCAGCTAAAAACTGGATACTTTGTACCGGGAAATTTTGCCAGCGTTGGTAAGTGTTATTCGCTATGTTATTCGCTTTGGCAAACACCGAAATCTTTTCATTAACATGATATCCTAAATGCGCATTGGCATCAAAATAACTATCCAATACCACCGTAAACGGAGACGCTACTGTAATACCATCATTTAAAAAGAATTGATCCTTTCTTTCCCCCACATAAAATAAATTGGCTCCCGTAAACCAGTGTTCATCAATTTGGTAATCCATAAATAACGCCCCTATAAAATCTGGCAAGTTCCAAGCTTCGGCTTCATTATCGGTAGAATAACTAAAGTATTCGGCTTTAACGCCTAGCTTAAAGTTTCGGTTTACATCGACGTTAATTTCTCCAGCTACTCCAAATGTATCGACATTATCGTAGGCTATCCCAAATGAATTCCCATAAGAATAGGCCTGATCGGTCATTAAAGTAATGTCATTATTCTTAAACAGGGCTTTATTTCTATCGGCTTTATAGAGTCCGTTAATATTATAGCTCATATTACTGGATAGCTTCCCTTTTAAACCAATATAAGCGTTGTATTGTTGGTCTGTTGGCATCACCAATAACGTTGGTGACACAAAAGGATTTTCCGATGCAAAATCGAAATACGAGTTTTGGATGAGTCCGCCTTCAATACCACCGTAGGCAATCAGGACATCATTAACCAATCTGTAGGTTGCCGTTACATTCGGATAGATATAAAACTTGCTTTCCTTAGATTCTGAATCTCTTAAATAAGCTGCAGTAACACCCACGTTTACGGTTAAATCGTCTTGTTTCATTTCATAGGTGGGAGCAGCGCTTACTATAAAATTTCCATAATTCAGTTCTTCATTGAGTTCATAACTTCTATCGAACGTGCCTTTCAAATAATCGAATTTAAAAGAGGTTGAAATCTCTTCTCTATCTATCGGAATGTCAATTTTTGTACTAACCAAAAACCTATTTTCTCCAGAACCTTGGTTGTCCCCAAAACGTCTAAAAAAGAAATTCCCGGAGTTAATATAAGTATCTTCAAAAGTTATATCACCTCCAAAATAGGCATCGTAAAAGGCGTGTTCCTCATCAATAGCATCATTCATGGCTGTATCAACAAAAGAGGGCGCAACACCATACCAATTATACATTTGGTGCTTAAAACCGGCTTCAACGTTCCATGATAAATCCCGTAACCTGGTTGAATAATTGACATTCACCTTCGAGATTGAAAAATCATCATCAAAAGACACCCCATCGATACCACCTTGCGACGAATTATGACTTACGTAACCACCAATACTTTCGTTTCTGCTAATGGCATGATTTAAATAAACTTCGCCTAAAATAGTGGTATAAGTCCCAACGCCAATGGTAGCATAATTGTCAAACAGTTTTGTTGGTTTTCGTTTCTCAACCACGGCCGCTTTACCTTTGGCAGGAGTGAATGTTGAAGCTACTGGAAACGAAAATATATTATACTTCACGTCCTTTTTATGCGCTGTAGTTTCATCTTCTAAACTCGGAATTTCTTTCACTTTAAAGGCATCTGAAATGGATGGCGTATAAGGTTTCACTACATCGATAACACCTGTGTTAATGGTGTCTTTGTCCCTTTTCTGAGCAGAAATAAAGGTGACACTTAAAATAGTAATGATGCTTAATATATGTTTTATCTGCTTGCGCATATTTTTTAATTTTCTATTGACGATTGATAATTGACTATTTTTCTCGCAAAGGCGCTATGACGCAAAGTTTCAAAGTTTATACTGCTTACTGTTGACCAAAAACTGCTTACTGCATGTGATTGCTTGTAACTGCTTACTGAAAACTGCGACTGCATACTAATTATTCAGGTTGAATGGATGAATTGGTTTTCGCTTCTTCTGCTTTTATTTTGCTTAATGCTTCTTTGGCTTCATCTACCACATCTTCAAACTCAGCAAAATTTTCAATGACACTTTCCAAAATATAAGTAGCTTGAAAGGCGTCATTTAAAGCATAAAAGTTCTTGGCCATAATTAACAAACCTTTGGCACTGTAGTACTTATATCCTGAATAGTCTTTGGCCAGCTTCTGAACCGATTTATTAGAGTCTTCGTGCTTACCCTCTTTGTTTTTGAAATAAGCGTTGTAATAAAGCGCTTCGGCTGCAGTTTCTCCAGAAGCTACTTTTTCTACTTGTGCATAAGCCGATTTTGCTTTGTCTTCATCACCCGTTTTAATTGCCGAACGCGCTATAATTATATAGGCATCGCTCTTAATTTTATTATCAATTTTTGAACTATTCAAAACTTTTTCGGCATATGAAACAGCTTCAGCATAATTTTCTAACTGATAGTTTGCTTTCATCAAATTAGATTGTGCAAAAACTACATTTTGTGGAAAATTTGCCTCCTCCTCTAAACGTTGTAACAACGGAATGGCTTGTTTCCAAACTTTTTCTTCCAAATAATATTGCGATAAACGAGACAGTGCTTCTTCGGAATATTCATTTTGAGATGTTTCAACAATGTACTTATAGTGCGGAGCGGCATTAGCAACCAAACCTTTCTTGTAGTATAATTGTCCTAAATAAAAATGCGATTGAAGAATATGTAATCCGTTAGGAAACTCATTCACATAGTTGTTAAACTGCTTAATGGCTCTATCTGTATTGCCATCTAAATATTGCTTTTCTGCAGCCGTATAAGAGGCATTATCTAACTCAGAATCTGTAACTTCAACATAATCCAAGGTCCTCACCCAATTGGCATAATCATCAACACGACCTAAATCGATATAAATCAATTTAGCAGTAGAGACGGCCTGAACTGCTTCTGGAGTACCCGGATAATTTCCCGCAACTTTTTTGAATTTGGTTAGGGCTCTTTCGTTTTCATTACCGTTGTAATACACCAAACCTTGCCTTAATAAAGCCTTAGGTACAAAGCTGCTCATTTTATATTCTGAACTTAAACGGTCGTAAACCTTCATGGCTTTATTCGTTTCATTGGCCTTTACATAAGCATTACCCAATTCGTACATGGCATCATCACGAAGTTTAGATTTTGGATAATCTGAAATAAACTCTTCCAGCTCCTTAATCTTTTTTGATGATTGTCCCAAATAACCAACACTAATAGCCTTTTGGAATGCGGGATAATCTGAATCTATTTCACCCACTTTTATAGCATTGCTATAGGCTTTTATGGCTAAACTGTAGTTACTGCTTACAAAGTGTGCGTCGCCCAAACGCAAGTAAGCATCATTCAATCTGACTTTGTCATCCTTTTTGTTAGAAATAAACTGATTAAAATGTTCAGTCGCTTTGGCATAGTTCTTCAACTTAAAATAAGTATATGCCAAATTATAGTCTAGATTCTCCATTTCTGGAGTGTTAGCCCCTGCTAATTGAAATTCCTTAAACCCAACCAATGCATCATCGTAATTGGTTAAGTTATAATCGGCTTCAGCTTTCCAAAATGTGGCTCTCGAAGTAAATTTATCATCTCGTGGTTCTTTTAGAGATTCATCGAACATCGATTCTGCTTCCAAATATTGGTTGTCATTGTACAACTCTATACCTCTGTAAAAAGCCACTTTTTGATAAGCCACTTTGTTTTCAAAACTCTTTTTACCTTCTAATAATTTCAGAGCTTCCTTATAATTTTTAGAAGTTATGTAAGAGTCTATCAATAGTGTTTCGATTTCTTCTTTATATTGAGTATCCGGATATTTTTCTAAATAACCTGCCAATACTTGTGGCGCCGATTGGTAAGGATTTCCTATTTCATAACTAATCTTGGCGTAATTTAACCAAGCATCCTCCTGTATTTTTAAATCGTAATCCATTTGAGAAGCATATCTAAAGGCATTCAAGGCTTCTTGTTTTTTGCCTAAATTGATATAGCTTTCTCCTAAATGATAGTAAGCATTTTGGGCAATACCATTATTGCCTCCTATTATTTTATTGAATTCTGAAATCGCTTTTTCATAATCCTTTTGTTTGTAATGCGCATAGCCCAATTGGTAGAAATCGGTATTATTCCACTTTGCTGTTCTATCACGTTTACCTTTTTTGCCTTTATAGGCTGTTAGATATGGAATTGCAGCCGCGTATTCTTCTAGATTGAAATAACTCTCGCCAATAATTTTAGACAGTTCCGAAATTTCTTCTTCATTACTTTCCGGCAATCGCTCTTTGGCTAACGCTATGGCTTTCTCAAAATTCCCAAGTTTGAAATTTAAATCGGCTTGATAATAAGATAGTTTCTCTTTGTAGCGTTCCTGGTTACTTACTTGGTCAAAGTATTCGTTTGCCTTATCGTAATCGTCACCTTCATAGGCCATAAAACCAATGTAATATTTAGCTTGAGAACCATATTCCTGTGAACTTTCAACTCTCGATAAATATTTCTTGGCATCTCTGTACTGCTTGGTAGAAAAAGCCGAATAACCATTATTGAAATTGAATTTTTCTTTCTCCTTTCTAGCCAAGGCATTTTCATCTACTTTATTATACCACTTTCGAGCATGAGCATATTTTGAGTTCTCGAAATAATAATCGGCTACGTCAACAAAAGCCGTATTTCGCTTGGTGCTAGTGGGGTATTCTTTAACAAAATCTTCTACTAACTGGTCAGCATTTTGCTGATTCAGCCTAACTGCACAATTGGCTATATAATAGGCACAGTCAGATTGTAAAATGGGGACCTCTGCAGTTTTTTGAACATTCCCAAACAACGATTGAGCTGCTAAATATTGCTGGTTATTATAAAGCGACAAAGCCTTTTGATAATCAACCATATTATTGGTGTAAGCTGCTGATTGCTGTGCTAAAAGAGGAAGACCAAAACAGATAGCTACTAGAAGTGAAACGATACTTTTTTTAGTCATTGACTATTCGTTTTTTAATTTGGAATCAAAGATAAATTAATACAAACCCTATAACGAAATAATCGTGCCATAATTATAAACCGAGTTATTAAATGTGAAAAAGACCTAAGATAAAAGTGTCTTTTTAAGTAGTTGAAACCTCCAAAACATATTTTTGAGATTTGGAGTTTGGGTTTTGATTTTTTTAACAATACATTTACCAAACTATAAACCACTTTTTAATTATATGTCAAATCCTATTTTACAATTGAAAGACGCTTCTATTTATCAAGGAGATAGCTTAGTGCTTTCTAATGTCAATGTTGAAATAAACAAAGGCGAATTTGTGTATTTAATAGGAAAAACGGGAACAGGAAAAAGTAGTTTTATGAAAACACTTTATGGTGACTTGCCCCTAAAAGAAGGCGAAGGCCATATCGTTGATTATAACTTGAAACAATTAAAGGAAAAAGACATTCCTTTTTTAAGGCGAAAACTTGGGGTCGTTTTTCAAGACTTCAAATTACTAACAGATAGAACGGTTAACGACAACCTGCTTTTTGTACTAAAAGCTACGGGCTGGAAAGACAGGGATAAAATGAATACGCGTGTCGCAGAAGTTCTTGAAAAAGTGGATATGAAAACTAAAGGTTTTAAATTCCCTCATGAGCTCTCAGGTGGTGAGCAACAACGTATAGCTATAGCAAGAGCTTTGTTAAATAACCCTGAGCTCATTCTTGCCGATGAACCTACAGGAAATTTAGACCCTCAAACAAGTGTAGAAGTCATGAAAGTTCTTCAAGATTTAAATAAAAATGGCAACACTATTTTAATGGCAACTCACGATTATGCACTTTTATTAAAATATCCGAGCAAAACCTTAAAGTGCGATGACAATCAGGTTTATGAAGTTGTGCAGAAGAAAGGTTAGTTCATTATGTATGCTACCTTAAAAAAATATCTCAAATTTATAATTCCTCATAAATTCCTTTTTAAAAACGAAATCTTCTTTCGATATTTTTATAGTATCTTTTTTTGGGGAAATAAACACCAGTGCAATGTCTGCAACAAAAAACTACGTAAGTTCATTACATTAAAAAATTCTGATTTGTTATGTCTATCTTGTGGAAGTCTTTCAAGAAATAGGCGGTTATGGAACCTACTAAATACTGAAAATTCAATTAATGGTAACATTCTTCATTTTTCACCTTCTAGAAGTCTATTTAGAAAACTAAAAAAAGACAAAAACATTCACTATTATGCTACAGATTTTGAAAATGAATTTTTAGCTGATTACAAGTTCGACATTACCAATATCGACCAACCAGACGAGAAATTCGATACCATAATTTGCTTTCATATTTTAGAACATATTGTTGAAGACAAAAAAGCCATAAAAGAACTATATCGGGTTTTAAAACCAAATGGAGCAATATACATCCAAACTCCATTTAAAGAGGGTGATATCTATGAGGATTACAGTATAACATCCCCAAGAGAACGAGAAATTAATTTTGGGCAATGGGATCATGTTAGAATCTATTCAGCCGATGGATTAAAAAAACGTTTGGAACAACAGGGTTTTAATGTAATCATAAAAGAACATAAATCGGATGAGATGGATTGGCATCATGGATTTAAGTCTCCTGAAACTATATTAATAGCTACAAAAAAATGAGAATTATTACCTTAGATGATTTTATTGACACTTATGCCAAATTAAAACAAAGGGGCCTAGGTTTTATCTCTTCAAAATTCAAAATCAGTAAAATTAAAAGAGCTAAGACAGCATTTAATCATAAAGACATAAATTCTTCCAATTGGTGGATTATTCCTGAAATAAGAAAAAGATGGAATAAAATGGTTACCGGAAAAGAGAATATTGATTTTGTGAATTTTGTAATGGCAAATCACCTTAAAGATCAAAGTAATTTAAGAATGCTTTCTCTTGGGAGCGGAAATTGTGCTACAGAATTACAATTTGCCTCATTTAATAATTTCCAAGAGATTATTTGCTGTGATATCTCAGATATCCTTTTAAAAAATGCCGAAAAAGAAGCTCATGCCAATCAATTCAACAACATAAAATTTATAATTCAAGATGCCAACACTTATGTATTCGACGACAATTACTTCGATATCGTATATTTTAGAGCCTCATTACACCACTTTAAACAGGTAGACCAACTAATTGGTAAACGTGTAAAAAACGGATTAAAGGATAACGGACTTCTGATTATTGACGAATACGTTGGACCAAATAGAATTCAATTTCCTAAACATCAAATTAAGGCTATAAATAAAGCTCTAAATATCATACCAAAAAGATACAGAAGACGCTTTATGCTCAATGCTCATAAAAATAGGGTTTTCGGTTCTGGTATTATAAGAATGAAAATAGCCGATCCATCTGAATGTATTGAGTCTGAAAGAATCATTCCTGTTATACATAAGAATTTTGAAAAAGTATTCGAGGCCCCTTATGGAGGCAATATTCTAATGACTACACTAAAAGACATTTCACATCATTTCATTGAACTAGATACTGAAAAAGAAAAGGTATTGAAATCTCTCTTTGAATTAGAGGATGATTATCTGGTTACGAACGATAGTGATTTCATTTTTGGTATCTATCAAAAATAAAAGATTATTCTTTTAATTAAAACACATATAGTAGCCTAATAAATTTCACTAGATTGTTAATCAATAATATTCAAATTAAGTACTTTACAGCTAATCAAAAAAAGACAACTAATTTGAAATGGGAACACAAGATAATCTTCCAACTAAAAAAGAGTAGTTTTATATTTTAAGTTTATTTAGTAATGATATCCATTTTAATACCAACATATAACTACAGTGTTTTCTCTCTTGCAAATGAACTATGCAAACAGGCCATTGCATGCAAAGTGAACTTTGAATTAATTTGTGTTGATGATGGTTCGCAATCTGAAATAAATAGTGAAAATAAACAGATTAATAATCTAGATCATTGTAGATTTATTGAAAGTGATAAAAATATTGGCCTAAGTAACAATAGAAATTATTTAGCTGAGCTATCCGCTTATGAAAATTTACTTTTTATAGATGGTGACTCAATAATACCAAGCCCTGACTTTATAAACAGGTATATACAGACCCTTAAAGAGTGGGATGCTGATGTTATTTATGGAGGAAGAAAACACCCAAAATCAACAGACGCCAATAGACGGTTACGATGGAAATATGGTGTGTACAGAGAAGATACAGACGCTAAAAAAAGAAAAAAAAATCCCTATAAATGCACCTTATTCAATAATACTTTAATTAGGAGAGAAACCTTCAATAAAATTGGTTTCGAAAAAAGTATTACCAAATATGGCCACGAGGATACTCTTTTTGCTTATCATTTGTTGAACATAGAAGCTAAAATCAAGCATATTGACAACCCTGTTGAACACGGTGATGTAGATTTGAATAGCGTGTTTTTCGACAAGACACACAAATCGATACAAAACCTGAAATACATATACGACAAACAACTTATATCGAATGAATTTGTGACATTCCTGCGTATTTATGAAAAGATAAAGCGCTTAAAGATAAATTACCCTATTGCTTTTTGCTATGTGCTGTTAAAACCATTTTTTAGGTTTCAATTAACCTCTAAGCACCCCTCTATTTGGTTCTTTGATATATTTAGACTTAGTTATTTTTGTTACCTAAACACAAAAAAATAATGCCTTTCTTCTCAATTATCATCCCTCTATTTAATAAAGAAAAATATATTGGCTCCTCATTAAACAGTGCCTTAAGCCAAACATTTCAGGATTTTGAGGTTATAATAGTAGATGACGGAAGTACTGACAATAGCTTAAAAATTGTTAAGGACATAAAAGATGAGAGAATTGAAATAATTAAACAAAAGAACAAAGGTGCAGCTAGTGCCAGAAACCTTGGTATTGCTAATTCCAGAGGTAAATATATAGCGCTTTTAGATGCCGATGATATTTGGTCTGAGATACATTTAAACGAACTACATAAACAAATTAAGTTACATTCTAGCGCAGCTTTATTTTGCAACAACTACCAGATACGCTATGTAAATGATAATGTACGCAATCCAAATTTCAATATGGAATTAGGACAAAAACCTATCATCATCGATGATTATTTTAAGGCCAGTACGGTAAATAATATAGCATGGACTTCTGCTGTTTGCTTTGAGAAAAAAAAATTTGACACCCTTGGAGGATTTAATGTAAAACTTGAAATTGCTGAGGACCTGGATTTATGGAATAGATTTGCTTTAAATTATCCGGTAAGTTTTAACCCTACGATAACGATGACTTACAATTTCCAAGTGGAGGATAGTTTGTCTAAAAAAGAGAATAACCAAATTAGATATGACTTTATAAACAGTTATACCAATCTTGAGAAATCCAACAACTCCCTAAAAAAATATTTGGACGTAAACCGCTATGCCGTTGCCCTGAGATGTAAAATAAACAGGGATAGGGATTTATACAAAAAACTTAAAGGAGAGATTAATCCAAAAAACTTAAACTTCAAACAAAAATTAATATTGAACTCTCCCCTCTGGCTTATAAAACTAGTAAAGAACTTTCAAAAATTCTTACTCAAATTTGGTGTTTACATTACTGCTTACAAATGATGTAAAATCTTCGTATTCCCTTATATAATCTTCTTCATCAAACTCTCCCGAAGAAAGCACAAGACATACTGCTCCCGAAGAAAAGTTATCCAATTCCCTCCATGTGCCTGTTGAAATTAATAAACCTTTATTAGGCTTATTTAATGTAATGCTTTTTTTGGTGTTCCCATCATCTAAAATCACATCGAAACTACCACTAACAGCCACTAAAAATTCGAGTTGTTCTATATGGGCATGCCCACCGCGATAGGCACTACTAGGAACATCATATAAGTAATAAACACGATTAATTTTAAAAGGTATACATTCTTTTTCTATTACAGATAAACTTCCCCTTCCCTTTTCATCAACAATTTTTGGAATTTCTATAATATAAGATTTCATTGTGTTTTTCATTTCCATATTAGCTATTTCTAATTTCCAAACCTTGTTTTACCAAACTTCTATATTTATTAATACCAGAGAGTCCAACAAAATACTTCCGTGGTATTTCACTAGCTCTTAAATCTCTATTTTTCAATAATAAGAATAAATGCCAAATTAACTTAATGTAAGTTAAAATGCCATTGTACTTATAAAAAACAGCACTTCTAGCAAAAATAATTTTATCTTCAGACACAGATTTTCCTGAACTATAAAATGGATGACTTAAAATTACATGAGGATGAAAATACAACTTCAAATTTGATTTAATTGCACTTCTTAAAAAAACATACTCATCAGCAGTTTCAAAAATAGAACCTAATCCAAAATGCTCATTAAAATAAACGCCACTACCAATAACCGGCTCTCTTTTTACTGCAATAACAACAGAGTTTGCTGTCCTTAACGTTCTTCTGTTATGTAATACAATGTTTGGATAATTATCGTACGGCCTCCCTTGATTATCTTCCATTTTAAAAGTAACAATGTCAGCCGAATTATACTTAGCAAAAGCCTCTTGGATGGTCTTTATAAAATCTCCCTTATATACAATATCATCATCTGCAAACAGGCAAATGTCTTTTTCAGCATTATTTAAGGCTACATTCCTACTTCTTGCGAGTCCTTTATCATAAGAATTAATAACACGAATATTATCAAAACTTGACGTTAAAAGTCTATTCTTGTCTGTTTGATTTACTATTAAAATGTCAAGATTAGAATAATCTGTTTGAGAAAACATTTTATCAAGAAACGATAACGATGTTCTGTTCATAGTAGAAATAAGTATTTCAATACTTTTAATATTCCTTCTATCATTACCCATTTAAAACTATATTTGAAACAAATGTATTAAATAAAATGAAAGTTTTATTAGTTGGTGAGTATAGCAGGCTTCATAACTCCTTAAAGGAAGGACTCATTGAAAAAGGGCATGATGTTGTTATAGTTTCCTCTGGAGATGGCTTTAAAGGGTATCCCGCAGATTTGGAAATTTCTACCTTAATAGAGAAATTTTCAATTTTACATTTTATAGTAAAGGGTATTTACAAACTTCTTAAGATAGATTTATTAAAAATTGAAATAGCGCTTCGTCTTTATTTTATTACCCCAAAGTTAAAGGATTTTGATATTGTGCAATTAGTAAACGAAAATAGTACAAGAGCTTCTACTAAAACGGAAAAATGGTTTATTGGTAAACTAAAAAAACAGAATGAAAAATTGTTCTTACTATCTTGTGGAACAGATTATACCAGTGTTTCTTATGCAAGAAATGAAGGTTTTAAATATTCTATCTTAACACCTTTTGAAAATAATTCGAAATTCAGAAAACAATTAAACCAAATCCTAAAATACACAACAAAACCTTATTACAGATTACACTCTTATATTTTTAATAATATAGAAGGCGTTATTGCTTCAGATATCGATTACCATATTCCGCTAAAAGGACATCCCAAATATTTAGGCCTAATTCCAAATCCGATCAATACCGATTCACTTAAGTGGTCTGGACCTAATATAAACGATAGAATCATTATTTTTCATGGTATTAACAGCTTAAATTATACTAAGAAGGGAAACGTTTATTTTGAAGAGGCTTTGAAAATTATAGATAAAAAGTACCATGAAAAAGTAAAAATCACATCATCTAGAGATATACCATATCAAGATTACATTAAACTATACGAAGAATGCCACATACTCTTAGACCAAGTATATGCTTATGATCAAGGATACAATGCTCTGGAGGCTATGGCAAAG
This genomic interval carries:
- a CDS encoding FdtA/QdtA family cupin domain-containing protein codes for the protein MKSYIIEIPKIVDEKGRGSLSVIEKECIPFKINRVYYLYDVPSSAYRGGHAHIEQLEFLVAVSGSFDVILDDGNTKKSITLNKPNKGLLISTGTWRELDNFSSGAVCLVLSSGEFDEEDYIREYEDFTSFVSSNVNTKFE
- a CDS encoding glycosyltransferase family 2 protein — translated: MGNDRRNIKSIEILISTMNRTSLSFLDKMFSQTDYSNLDILIVNQTDKNRLLTSSFDNIRVINSYDKGLARSRNVALNNAEKDICLFADDDIVYKGDFIKTIQEAFAKYNSADIVTFKMEDNQGRPYDNYPNIVLHNRRTLRTANSVVIAVKREPVIGSGVYFNEHFGLGSIFETADEYVFLRSAIKSNLKLYFHPHVILSHPFYSSGKSVSEDKIIFARSAVFYKYNGILTYIKLIWHLFLLLKNRDLRASEIPRKYFVGLSGINKYRSLVKQGLEIRNS
- a CDS encoding glycosyltransferase, with product MKVLLVGEYSRLHNSLKEGLIEKGHDVVIVSSGDGFKGYPADLEISTLIEKFSILHFIVKGIYKLLKIDLLKIEIALRLYFITPKLKDFDIVQLVNENSTRASTKTEKWFIGKLKKQNEKLFLLSCGTDYTSVSYARNEGFKYSILTPFENNSKFRKQLNQILKYTTKPYYRLHSYIFNNIEGVIASDIDYHIPLKGHPKYLGLIPNPINTDSLKWSGPNINDRIIIFHGINSLNYTKKGNVYFEEALKIIDKKYHEKVKITSSRDIPYQDYIKLYEECHILLDQVYAYDQGYNALEAMAKGKVVFTGAEQEWLDYYGLKEDTVAINALPDTEHIVKKLEWLILNPKKIVEISKEARAFIEKEHHYKDIASKYLETWAQTKA